In the Bacteroidota bacterium genome, TGAAAACCGTTGGTGTTTTGTATCCCAAACCACCACCTAGCCGCGCAGTAAGTTTTTGATGGAATTTAACAAGCGCAGATATTCTCGGCAATGCAAAAAATCCATATTCGTTTTGATAATCTCCACGGAAACCGGTTTCAAGAGTTACTTTTTCTGTCGCGTCAAAGGAGTTTTGAATAAATGCGCCAAAGGTGGTATAGTCGTAGTCAACTGCTTTCGATGTGTCAAATTTGTTTTGTGAAAACTTGCCTGTCCATATATTTAATCCGGTTACCCATTCTGATTTTTCTTCTTTGTGATTATAATTTGCTTCGCTGAAGGAAGAAATCTGAATGCCGGAAAATTTGTAATTCGGAATCTCAATTCCTCTATCGTAATAACTCACGCTGTTCTTAAAAGAAAGTTTTGATCTGTCATTTGCTTTGTGATCAAGTCCTAATTGTGTGCTGAAGCGATTGGTTTTATTCTTTTCAAAATAAGAATGTATGCTGTCGCCTTTTCCTTCAATGAATTTTATGTCGCCACCAATGCGGTTTTCTGTTGTGCTGTTGAAGCCAATATTCATAGTTGTTTTATCATTGAAATAAAAAAATAATTTTGGATTTATTGTGTAGCGATTAAATTTGGGAATAGCAGTCAAGCCAATGTTCGCGGGATCGTAAGGTGTTCCCAAATTATAGGAAGCAAAAATTGTTGTGCCAATTTTTTTAAATTTCTGAGAATAAAATCCGCTTGCGTCTAAACCCAATGCAGATGTTCCGTTCAACATAAAATCTAATTCTCTTTTTTCCTTTGGTGTTTTAGAAATAAGATTTACCAAACCGGCAATGGCACCTTCTCCGTAAAGTGTGGATGATGCACCTTTAATTACTTCTACCTGTTTCAAATCAAGCGGAACAATTTGCAACAAACTTAATCCGCCCGAAAATCCTGAATACAATGGGAAACCATCTTTCAATATCTGCGTGTATTTTCCGTCAAGTCCTTGAATGCGGATGCTTGAGTTATAACTTGTCGCTGATGTTTGTTGGGTTTGAATGCCCGTGCTTTCATTTAACATCATTCGGATGTCGCCAGGTTTCATATTTCCTTTTTCGCCTAACTCTTCTCCGGAAATTGCTTCTACTCTTGTGGGAATATCAGCAATGGTTCTGCTGCTACGGGTTGTTGTAACAATTACTTCATCTATTTCTTCTGCTGATGAAACTAATAAAATTTCAAATGTTTCAGTTTGTTGCATAGGAAAATTAAAAGTGTCTGTCAGCTGTTGATAACCGACAAAACTGAAAACGATAATTTGTTTTCCGTCCAGAATATTTTTTATTTCAATTATTCCATTTACATCAGCACTTGCACTGTTGTGAGTTCCCTGGACAAGTGCAGTTGCTCCCGCTAATAATTCTTTTGTTTCAGCATTTTTTAGTATTGCCTTGAATGTGTTTTGACTATAAGAACCAGAAATAAGAAGAGATGATAGTGACAGTAAAAACAATTTCAACTTAACCATAGAGATTGCATTATTTGAATTAGAAAATATGTTCGCCAAAGGGGCAAACCTATCCTTTGGAGGATGCAATCTCAGCATAACCATGCATTATTTACCGTGCAATGATAAGTTTTTGAACTGAACTTGTTGAATGCTCAGCATTAATTTGTAGAAAATAAATTCCTTGCCCCAACTCTGAAGGGATAGTAATATTTATTTTCTTACTTTCTTTTTGGTGGGGACTTTCTTCATACACTTTTTCTCCCATGGTGTTGTAGATTTCAATGTTTGAAATCTGAAATCCGAAATCCGAAATCTGAAACTTTCCTGAATTTGGATTAGGATAAACTGTAAACAGTAAATCAGAAACCGTAGGCTCATTTACTCCAACCGCTTTTTCCCATTTTGCAATGTAGTTGACGATGTTTGTATCTGCTTGGGTGAAGAATCCTCCTGCATAAATTTCACCGTTGTAAGTTCCCAGTACACGCACAGTATTGTTCATTCCGCCAGCCATCGCAGACCAGTTGGTTCCATTCCAAACAGCAACATAATTAGCAGGATTTCCTCCTGCGTTTGTAAACCATCCGCCTGCATATAAATTTCCTGAAAAAGAAAGCAAAGCAATTACTGAATTGTTTGTTCCGCTTCCAACAGAAGTCCAATTGATTCCATCCCATACAGCAATATTGCTGACGGGGTTTGCGCCTGCCAGCGAGAATGTGCCGCCAGCATATAATTTCCCGTTATAAACTTCAAGTGAATATACGGAACCATTCGTTCCTCCGCCAACAGTTGACCAAGTGGTTCCATTCCACTTGGCAATATAACTTGCAGCCATTCCATCTGCTGTATCAAACTGCCCACCTACATAAAGTTCACTATTGTAAACTGCCATAGCATTTACCACATTATTTGTTCCGCTGAGAACAGAATCGAACAGCGTGCCATTGAATTGTGCGATGTTGTTCACTGTAATTCCTCCGGCAGTAGCGAAGCCACCGCCAATGTAAAGTTCTCCATTGTAAACAGTAAGGTTTTTTACATTGCAGTTACCGGTAGTAAATCCTATCGAATCCCAACTGGTGCCGTTCCATCTGGAAAAAAATTTTCTAATCTTGTTTCCTGCATTCGTAAATGAGCCGCCTGCGTAAAGTTGATTGTTATACATAGCAAGCGCACTCACATAACCGTTAGATAATCCTGTTCCTATTGTATCCCAAGTTGTTCCGTTCCATTGTGCGATACGGCTGCAAGGCGAGCCATTGGCTGTATCAAACTGCCCGCCTGCATATAAGCGATTATTTAATGGATCGCCTGCAAGAGAAAACACAGCAAAATCAAAACCATTGCCAACGGGCTGCCATGTTTGAGCGCACACATTAAAAGTTTCTACCACCTGTATAAATCCAAAAATTGCAATTAGAAAAGGTTTCATGTAAATATTTTTTACTATTGCTTAATGAATTTGCTCCCGAAATTTCCCTTGTCTGTCATGATTTGAATGAAATAGATTCCCGCGTTTAACTTTGATATTTCTATCTTATTGCTTTCTATTTTTCCGATACTGACTAAAAACCCCATGCTGTTAAATATCTTATATGAAACAGGAGTAAATAAGGATTTTTTCTCAATAAAAAGAAAATCAGTTGCCGGATTAGGATAAATTGAAAATGAGTTTTCGTATTTGATTTCATTTACAAAAGCAAAGACCGTTGTTTTCCATATACTGTCTGCCCATTGCGGATTATCAATATATGGATTTCTGTTATTTTGAAAAAGGTAATAAATGGAATCATTTCTGGCAATCTCTTTAGCGCTCACAGAATCCTGATGATGCCATTGCAATAAAACATTTACCTGCCAGGGCAATATATCAGATTTGTTGGTTGCGCCTGATGAAGACCATCCTGCATCTTCAGAATAGTAACGTGTGCTCATATAAAAATAAGTTCTTGCTAAATCTCCTTTATATTCGTCTATTGGTTCAAAAACGGTAAGACTGTATCCTGTGTCAGAGCAAGATCCTAATTTGCTGCCATTTAAACTTGTCCAACTTGCAATGCCAACATCGCCATAAGGATAATTGTTGCGTTGCCCGTTTACTTTTCCATCAGTAGGATAAACTTGAAACAAATCGGAGACAGGTCCGTTTACAGAATTAAACCAGCTTTGCGGCCAGCTATGCTCACGGTTATAACAATCGCCTTCATTGCTATAGCTTCCGCATTGATCAGTACCAAAAGTAAATTCGTAGGGTGGTGTGCCAGAAGGAACATCGCTGTATATATCCCATACTTTTCCATTTGGCATTTTATCTGTTTTCGTATAGACATTCCATAATGAATTATAAGAAATCACAGAATGATTCTTTATAATATTATGTAAAGCAATTTTTAAATTATTGCCTGTTAATCCCTGTGCTGAATTGTAATATCCCGGAGGAATCTGTGCGAAACAAAAACTACATGTAATAATACACAGAAGCGGAAGAAGTTTCATTATTTTTATTATTTTATTAAATTCCCCAACCATTTTCTAAAACGTAGTTAGGTCAGGCTGTTTGCCATTAACTCAGCCACATCCATTACTTTAACTTCCTGCTCTTTATTGAAATGCTTTACTCCATCCGTTATCATCGTCATACAAAACGGACAAGCAGTGGCAATTACATTTGGAGAATGTGAAAGCGCTTCTTCGGTGCGTTCAATATTCACATCCTTGTTTCCTTTCTCTGCATCCTTGAACATCTGTGCTCCGCCTGCTCCGCAGCAGAAACCGTTTTCTTTAGAGCGTTTCATTTCTTCAAGGTTCACTTCAAGATTTTTTATCACCGCACGGGGCGCTTCATACACATCGTTGGCTCTGCCAAGATAACAGGCATCGTGATAAATAATAGCCCCACCCCGACCCTCTCCATTGGGGAGGGAGGAAGAATCTTTCTTTATTTTCAATCTGCCGCTATCAATAAGTTGTTGAATGAGTTGCGTGTGATGAATCACTTCGTAATTTCCTCCCAGCGATGGATATTCATTCTTCAGCGTATTAAAACAATGCGGGCATCCCGTAACAATTTTTTTTACGGAATAATTATTCATCACTGTGATGTTATTCATTGCCTGCAGCTGGAAAAGAAATTCATTGCCGGCACGTTTTGCAGGATCGCCTGAGCAAGATTCTTCTGTTCCGAGCACAGCAAACTTCATCCCTACATGATTTAATATTTTTACAATGGCACGTGTTATTTTTTTTGCCCTGTCATCAAAAGAGCCAGCGCAGCCAACCCAAAAAAGAATTTCGGGCTGTTCGCCAAACGCTGTGTACTCTGCCATTGTTTTTACTTTCAGTTCGCTCATTCTTCAAAGACTTGTATTGTTGCATTTTTATTTTTCAACTCGGTAAACTTACCATTGTATTTTGTTGCGCGAACGATATGATTGTCTATCCAATGGTAATTTCCTCCTCTGGGCTTTCCCATCAGCAATCCGTGATATTTGAATCCGCATTTTTTCAGCCAGCGTTCAGTAACTTCTCTGTGTGTTTCTGTGCGTGAAGTGAAAAATGTAATGATGTGTCCTTCATTAAACCACTGATTAACTTTTATTAGTGCATCCGGATAAACTTCTGCATCTTCCATTCTTTCGGGTTCTTCATTAGGAATATCTTCTCCAACCGTTCCGTCTATATCAACCAGAAAGTTTTTTACGTGCGAAGGAAGAATAGGAGAAATCTTTTTTCCATTTTTTTCAGCTTGTATGAGTTTAAATTCTGTCATGTGATTATTTAATTTTCGTTCGCCCAGTTTAATCTGTCTGAAGGAGAATATTGCCATGGTGCACCGTTGTTTTCAATATTGGTGAATGTCATATTGAGCGCTTGAGGCGCTGCGCTTTGTTCCATCACTAAAAATCTGCGGATGTCAATAATAATGCTGAGCGGGTCAATGTTTACAGGACATTCCTGCACGCATGCATTGCAAGAAGTGCAAGCCCAGAGTTCTTCGGCTGAAATATAATTTCCGAAGAGAGATTTTCCGTCATCTGCAAATTTTTTATTTTTGTCAATATTTCTTCCCACTTCTTCCAATCTATCTCGTGTATCCATCATTATTTTTCTTGGCGATAAAAGTTTTCCTGTTTGATTTGCAGGGCAGGCAGATGTGCATCGTCCGCATTCAGTGCAGGTGTAAGCATCGAGCAATTGCTTCCATGATAAATCAAAAATATCTTTAGCGCCAAATCTCATCGGTTGATCAGAATTTACAGGAGGCGGAGTGAAGGAAGGATCAAGCATCGCTTTCACTTCATTGGTCACACTTTGAAGATTTGTGAGCTGACCTTTTGGATTAAGATTTGAATAAAATACATTCGGAAAAGAAAGTACGATGTGAAAATGTTTTGAGATGATGATGTAATTCAGAAATCCTAAAATGCCAAAGATGTGAAGCCACCAGCAGGAGCGTTCGATCAGTATTAAAGAGTTTTCTTGCATTCCGGATAATAGAGGAGCGATGAAACTGCTGATGGGAAAGTTTCCTGCAGAAAAATAATGTTCGCTGTACATCTGCTGAAGCGTTTGATC is a window encoding:
- a CDS encoding (Fe-S)-binding protein, yielding MSELKVKTMAEYTAFGEQPEILFWVGCAGSFDDRAKKITRAIVKILNHVGMKFAVLGTEESCSGDPAKRAGNEFLFQLQAMNNITVMNNYSVKKIVTGCPHCFNTLKNEYPSLGGNYEVIHHTQLIQQLIDSGRLKIKKDSSSLPNGEGRGGAIIYHDACYLGRANDVYEAPRAVIKNLEVNLEEMKRSKENGFCCGAGGAQMFKDAEKGNKDVNIERTEEALSHSPNVIATACPFCMTMITDGVKHFNKEQEVKVMDVAELMANSLT
- a CDS encoding (Fe-S)-binding protein, yielding MSIRKDISLSSEGIKERKRKNNFPLAISNTIFLLLLIAGVSLFIFNARKIRRNIFLGKDSDRSDRKYERWKIMLLVAIGQKKMFQRPIPALLHLLVYVGFVLINIEVVEMIIDGSFGTHRFLSFLNFNGFHLYDFLIAFFEVLAFLVTFGCAVFLIRRNILRLKRFAMKDLNGWPRTDANLILCSEIILMSALFLMNAADQTLQQMYSEHYFSAGNFPISSFIAPLLSGMQENSLILIERSCWWLHIFGILGFLNYIIISKHFHIVLSFPNVFYSNLNPKGQLTNLQSVTNEVKAMLDPSFTPPPVNSDQPMRFGAKDIFDLSWKQLLDAYTCTECGRCTSACPANQTGKLLSPRKIMMDTRDRLEEVGRNIDKNKKFADDGKSLFGNYISAEELWACTSCNACVQECPVNIDPLSIIIDIRRFLVMEQSAAPQALNMTFTNIENNGAPWQYSPSDRLNWANEN
- a CDS encoding endonuclease, which produces MVGEFNKIIKIMKLLPLLCIITCSFCFAQIPPGYYNSAQGLTGNNLKIALHNIIKNHSVISYNSLWNVYTKTDKMPNGKVWDIYSDVPSGTPPYEFTFGTDQCGSYSNEGDCYNREHSWPQSWFNSVNGPVSDLFQVYPTDGKVNGQRNNYPYGDVGIASWTSLNGSKLGSCSDTGYSLTVFEPIDEYKGDLARTYFYMSTRYYSEDAGWSSSGATNKSDILPWQVNVLLQWHHQDSVSAKEIARNDSIYYLFQNNRNPYIDNPQWADSIWKTTVFAFVNEIKYENSFSIYPNPATDFLFIEKKSLFTPVSYKIFNSMGFLVSIGKIESNKIEISKLNAGIYFIQIMTDKGNFGSKFIKQ
- a CDS encoding phosphoheptose isomerase — encoded protein: MTEFKLIQAEKNGKKISPILPSHVKNFLVDIDGTVGEDIPNEEPERMEDAEVYPDALIKVNQWFNEGHIITFFTSRTETHREVTERWLKKCGFKYHGLLMGKPRGGNYHWIDNHIVRATKYNGKFTELKNKNATIQVFEE
- a CDS encoding TonB-dependent receptor; this translates as MVKLKLFLLSLSSLLISGSYSQNTFKAILKNAETKELLAGATALVQGTHNSASADVNGIIEIKNILDGKQIIVFSFVGYQQLTDTFNFPMQQTETFEILLVSSAEEIDEVIVTTTRSSRTIADIPTRVEAISGEELGEKGNMKPGDIRMMLNESTGIQTQQTSATSYNSSIRIQGLDGKYTQILKDGFPLYSGFSGGLSLLQIVPLDLKQVEVIKGASSTLYGEGAIAGLVNLISKTPKEKRELDFMLNGTSALGLDASGFYSQKFKKIGTTIFASYNLGTPYDPANIGLTAIPKFNRYTINPKLFFYFNDKTTMNIGFNSTTENRIGGDIKFIEGKGDSIHSYFEKNKTNRFSTQLGLDHKANDRSKLSFKNSVSYYDRGIEIPNYKFSGIQISSFSEANYNHKEEKSEWVTGLNIWTGKFSQNKFDTSKAVDYDYTTFGAFIQNSFDATEKVTLETGFRGDYQNEYGFFALPRISALVKFHQKLTARLGGGLGYKTPTVFTEDAERIQFRNVLPIDVSKTKAEQSIGGNFDINYKTTLSEKLFLTINTLFFYTQVKNPLVLVRDSSGSYEFQQPKGFIDTKGVETNIKLAYGGFKLFIGYTLADVKQHYNGNETTFPLVAQHRLNNVLMYEIEGKLKIGLEAYYFSPQKLNDGATGNEYWICGLMAEKLWKHFSLFVNFENFIDTRQTKFDTIYTGTITNPVFRDIYAPVDGFVVNGGIKLTL
- a CDS encoding T9SS type A sorting domain-containing protein → MKPFLIAIFGFIQVVETFNVCAQTWQPVGNGFDFAVFSLAGDPLNNRLYAGGQFDTANGSPCSRIAQWNGTTWDTIGTGLSNGYVSALAMYNNQLYAGGSFTNAGNKIRKFFSRWNGTSWDSIGFTTGNCNVKNLTVYNGELYIGGGFATAGGITVNNIAQFNGTLFDSVLSGTNNVVNAMAVYNSELYVGGQFDTADGMAASYIAKWNGTTWSTVGGGTNGSVYSLEVYNGKLYAGGTFSLAGANPVSNIAVWDGINWTSVGSGTNNSVIALLSFSGNLYAGGWFTNAGGNPANYVAVWNGTNWSAMAGGMNNTVRVLGTYNGEIYAGGFFTQADTNIVNYIAKWEKAVGVNEPTVSDLLFTVYPNPNSGKFQISDFGFQISNIEIYNTMGEKVYEESPHQKESKKINITIPSELGQGIYFLQINAEHSTSSVQKLIIAR